In Aegilops tauschii subsp. strangulata cultivar AL8/78 chromosome 3, Aet v6.0, whole genome shotgun sequence, one genomic interval encodes:
- the LOC109768886 gene encoding large ribosomal subunit protein uL1 translates to MSKLQSDALREAITNIINDCREKNRKFVETIELQIGLKNYDPQKDKRFSGSVKLPHIPRPKMRVCMLGDAQHVEEAGKMGLDCMDVESLKKMNKNKKLVKKLAKKYHAFLASEAIIKQIPRLLGPGLNKAGKFPTLVSHQESLESKVNETKATVKFQLKKVLCMGVAVGHLGMEEKQIFQNVQMSVNFLVSLLKKNWQNVRCLYLKSTMGKVYRLF, encoded by the exons ATGAG TAAGCTGCAGAGCGACGCCCTGAGGGAGGCAATCACAAACATTATCAATGACTGCCGTGAGAAGAACCGCAAGTTCGTTGAAACCATTGAGCTGCAGATTGGTCTGAAGAACTATGACCCACAAAAGGACAAGCGTTTCAGTGGTTCTGTTAAGCTTCCTCACATCCCTCGCCCAAAGATGAGGGTTTGCATGCTTGGTGATGCCCAGCATGTTGAAGAG GCAGGGAAAATGGGCCTAGACTGTATGGATGTGGAATCCCTTAAGAAGATGAACAAAAACAAGAAGCTGGTCAAGAAGCTTGCAAAGAAGTATCATGCTTTCCTTGCATCTGAGGCTATCATCAAACAGATTCCCCGACTTCTTGGACCTGGTCTTAACAAGGCAG GAAAGTTTCCAACTTTGGTGTCTCACCAGGAATCCCTCGAGTCCAAGGTTAATGAGACCAAGGCCACAGTCAAGTTCCAGCTGAAAAAGGTGCTTTGCATGGGTGTTGCCGTTGGCCACCTGGGTATGGAGGAGAAGCAGATCTTCCAGAACGTGCAGATGAGCGTCAACTTCCTTGTCTCTCTGTTGAAGAAGAAT